From the Oncorhynchus nerka isolate Pitt River linkage group LG20, Oner_Uvic_2.0, whole genome shotgun sequence genome, one window contains:
- the LOC115102378 gene encoding protein FAM110A-like yields MLPPTPISSMPVETPQPVLTQPVRAAGTPNRILMPNRLLLQPRTAAAAEPRQSAVERLAADKAKYVKSQVAPSKQQPIKVPPPVMRKPLMSPATGLRPTRKTQPSRSNYTQQGSAPLDLEHLSNLINGMGEAETPPTSPTMDPVESSQAPDCPTTTISPCPSPFSAGAAEGIPTPCPEWSTPVKLRINASGPLSPSGCSAAVTIRRVDVIPQHHHTMPVRKPFRARQQMHLPLQPMALHPHTQIHNAMSPLRLFHPRTTYAPGPASLKPVPAPPPQDHTPSPNSPSTPVQFPANYSVLPPSPSVTRPSSGSSRKRPSLTRSKSDMSDRYSRASTDLERFFNLCGLDPSEMQVLKGPGSDIVSLAQFRSASAPGSECAGHEEEEENGGPAEPAPYGVSVIERNARVIKWLYGIRQSKDTARSTNM; encoded by the coding sequence ATGTTACCTCCCACTCCCATCTCCAGCATGCCTGTGGAGACCCCCCAGCCTGTCCTGACACAGCCGGTGAGGGCTGCTGGGACGCCCAACCGCATCCTCATGCCAAACCGCCTCCTCCTCCAACCAAGAACAGCGGCAGCAGCTGAGCCCAGGCAGAGCGCAGTGGAGAGGCTGGCGGCAGACAAGGCTAAATACGTCAAGAGTCAGGTGGCCCCCTCCAAGCAACAGCCAATAAAAGTGCCTCCGCCTGTCATGCGCAAACCTCTGATGTCCCCGGCTACCGGACTACGACCAACCCGTAAGACCCAACCTTCTCGCTCTAACTACACCCAGCAAGGGAGTGCTCCATTGGACCTGGAGCACCTGAGTAACCTGATCAACGGGATGGGTGAGGCTGaaactccccctacctctcccacCATGGACCCAGTGGAGAGTAGTCAGGCCCCTGACTGCCCCACCACtaccatctctccctgtccctctccgttCTCTGCTGGGGCTGCTGAGGGGATCCCGACCCCCTGCCCTGAATGGTCCACCCCAGTCAAATTAAGGATAAATGCCTCTGGCCCACTAAGTCCTTCTGGATGTTCTGCTGCAGTGACCATACGTAGAGTGGACGTaataccccaacaccaccataccatgcCAGTGAGGAAGCCCTTCAGAGCACGGCAGCAGATGCATCTCCCATTGCAGCCCATGGCTCTGCATCCACACACCCAGATCCACAACGCTATGTCACCTCTTCGTCTCTTCCACCCCCGAACTACCTATGCACCAGGCCCTGCATCTCTTAAACCAGTCCCAGCCCCTCCACCACAAGACCACACCCCAAGCCCCAACTCCCCGTCTACCCCCGTTCAGTTCCCAGCCAACTACTCTGTACTTCCGCCCTCCCCGTCGGTCACTCGCCCGTCCTCCGGTAGCTCCAGGAAACGGCCCTCTCTGACCCGCTCCAAATCAGACATGAGTGACCGTTACTCCCGGGCCAGTACTGACCTGGAGCGCTTCTTCAACCTGTGTGGTTTGGACCCTTCGGAGATGCAGGTGCTGAAGGGGCCGGGCTCGGACATTGTGTCCCTTGCACAGTTCCGCAGTGCCAGTGCTCCTGGGTCAGAGTGTGCAGGgcatgaggaggaagaagagaacgGTGGGCCTGCAGAGCCAGCTCCCTATGGTGTCTCGGTCATTGAGAGGAACGCCAGAGTGATCAAGTGGCTTTATGGTATCCGCCAATCCAAGGATACTGCCAGGAGCACCAACATGTAG
- the LOC135562946 gene encoding sodium-dependent lysophosphatidylcholine symporter 1-A-like isoform X2: MHFKDVFLTSVLVNGGLFFLCCLVLFLGVKELRNIFGELCTVLYPCSWAWVPAPSVSADCSNYSCFTVTAISGTGLEIDYNLHWSMLPDVVDDFAVKNNLLQGPEATFFLLLRLLQAGLLPSVPHQRGTTPPAPERARQRG; encoded by the exons ATGCATTTCAAGGAC GTTTTCCTGACCTCAGTGCTAGTCAATGGTGGGCTGTTCTTCCTCTGCTGCCTTGTCCTCTTCCTGGGGGTGAAAGAGCTGCGGA ATATCTTTGGGGAACTTTGCACTGTTCTGTACCCATGCAGCTGGGCTTGGGTCCCAGCACCTTCTGTCTCTGCTG ATTGCAGCAACTACAGCTGTTTCACTGTTACAGCCATCTCTGGTACGGGCTTGGAAATAGATTACAATCTCCATTG GTCCATGCTCCCGGACGTGGTAGATGACTTCGCTGTGAAAAACAACCTGCTGCAAGGACCTGAAGCAACTTTTTTTCTACTGCTACGCCTTCTGCA GGCTGGTCTTCTTCCATCTGTACCCCATCAACGAGGAACGACGCCTCCAGCTCCAGAGAGAGCAAGGCAGAGA GGTTGA
- the LOC135562946 gene encoding uncharacterized protein LOC135562946 isoform X1, which produces MHFKDVFLTSVLVNGGLFFLCCLVLFLGVKELRNIFGELCTVLYPCSWAWVPAPSVSADCSNYSCFTVTAISGTGLEIDYNLHWSMLPDVVDDFAVKNNLLQGPEATFFLLLRLLQAGLLPSVPHQRGTTPPAPERARQRVSHAHSWLS; this is translated from the exons ATGCATTTCAAGGAC GTTTTCCTGACCTCAGTGCTAGTCAATGGTGGGCTGTTCTTCCTCTGCTGCCTTGTCCTCTTCCTGGGGGTGAAAGAGCTGCGGA ATATCTTTGGGGAACTTTGCACTGTTCTGTACCCATGCAGCTGGGCTTGGGTCCCAGCACCTTCTGTCTCTGCTG ATTGCAGCAACTACAGCTGTTTCACTGTTACAGCCATCTCTGGTACGGGCTTGGAAATAGATTACAATCTCCATTG GTCCATGCTCCCGGACGTGGTAGATGACTTCGCTGTGAAAAACAACCTGCTGCAAGGACCTGAAGCAACTTTTTTTCTACTGCTACGCCTTCTGCA GGCTGGTCTTCTTCCATCTGTACCCCATCAACGAGGAACGACGCCTCCAGCTCCAGAGAGAGCAAGGCAGAGAGTGAGTCATGCACACTCTTGGCTCTCCTAA